Proteins encoded in a region of the Acidobacteriota bacterium genome:
- a CDS encoding FHA domain-containing protein — MQNDFATRIEEPVTAFEPPNSFPEFSPSVSTTISASDPTSEFSTNAEPFIANYETRIGSFDAVETPQAFETRIGEIEISEVVEQKAAEKPVASAPTEVISHFAETTLAEIPAVKFEPPPFKPPVAPPIQPPLAQAATVVAADPVIPPQGAAPKAAPMDDRRTILVADENAPQRTTKGKLVGWLVTYTRNPDGEDYPLYSGYNRIGANPVCDIVLEDETVSGSHAIIVHRDGRFLIKDDLSRNGTFINGREISESHPLQSYDQVRLGNTVLTFVTAQPTA, encoded by the coding sequence ATGCAAAACGATTTTGCGACGCGCATAGAAGAACCGGTTACCGCCTTCGAGCCGCCGAATTCTTTTCCTGAATTTTCTCCGTCAGTTTCAACAACCATTTCGGCGTCGGATCCCACGAGCGAGTTTTCGACCAATGCGGAGCCTTTTATCGCCAATTACGAAACTCGGATTGGGTCGTTTGACGCTGTGGAGACCCCACAGGCGTTTGAAACGCGCATCGGAGAAATTGAAATTTCCGAAGTGGTCGAACAAAAAGCTGCCGAAAAACCTGTCGCCTCTGCCCCGACAGAAGTCATTTCTCACTTTGCTGAAACCACTCTTGCGGAAATTCCAGCGGTTAAATTTGAGCCGCCACCCTTCAAACCTCCTGTTGCGCCGCCGATCCAACCGCCATTGGCACAAGCCGCAACCGTTGTCGCCGCCGATCCTGTGATTCCCCCTCAAGGGGCAGCGCCGAAAGCTGCGCCGATGGATGACAGGCGCACAATTCTTGTTGCGGATGAAAATGCCCCGCAACGAACAACCAAAGGAAAACTGGTTGGCTGGCTGGTGACTTATACGCGCAATCCCGATGGCGAAGATTATCCACTCTACTCCGGATACAACCGGATTGGCGCAAATCCGGTTTGCGACATTGTGCTGGAAGACGAAACCGTTAGCGGCTCCCACGCGATTATCGTTCATCGCGACGGCCGTTTTCTGATCAAAGACGATCTTTCCCGCAATGGTACTTTCATCAATGGCCGGGAAATCAGTGAATCGCATCCCCTGCAAAGTTACGATCAGGTTCGACTTGGAAATACGGTTCTGACCTTCGTCACCGCCCAGCCCACCGCTTGA
- a CDS encoding SDR family oxidoreductase: protein MKLLEGKSAIVTGSGRGIGRAVATLFAEHGAHVVVNDLDGETAEGVANSINASGGVATTCVGSVTAPDFAEKVVQTAVQEFGKLDIIVNNAGYTWDGVIQNVTDEMWDAMIAVHLTAPFKIIRAATPYMREAAKREMAEGKRVHRKIVNVSSTSGVAGNPGQVNYSAGKMGIVGVTKTLAKEWGRFSINVNAVAYGFIETRLTAAKEAQAPVHVGENEIQLGIPDSMRQAAMNFIPLGRAGTPEEAAGPVLFLASPLSDYVTGHVLLVTGGSYL, encoded by the coding sequence ATGAAACTGCTGGAAGGGAAATCTGCAATTGTCACCGGTTCCGGGCGCGGCATTGGCCGAGCCGTGGCCACGCTATTTGCTGAACACGGCGCACACGTCGTGGTCAACGACCTGGACGGGGAAACCGCCGAAGGTGTCGCGAATTCGATCAATGCTTCGGGCGGTGTGGCCACAACCTGCGTCGGCAGCGTGACCGCGCCGGATTTTGCCGAAAAGGTCGTGCAAACCGCTGTCCAGGAATTCGGCAAACTGGACATCATCGTCAACAACGCCGGATACACCTGGGATGGCGTCATCCAAAACGTCACGGACGAAATGTGGGACGCGATGATCGCTGTTCACCTGACTGCGCCATTCAAGATCATTCGTGCCGCAACGCCCTATATGCGTGAAGCCGCCAAGCGCGAAATGGCTGAAGGCAAGCGCGTGCACCGCAAAATCGTCAATGTGTCTTCGACTTCCGGCGTGGCGGGAAATCCGGGACAGGTGAATTATTCGGCGGGCAAGATGGGCATCGTCGGCGTGACCAAAACCCTGGCCAAAGAGTGGGGACGGTTCAGCATCAACGTCAACGCCGTGGCTTATGGTTTTATCGAAACGCGGCTGACGGCGGCGAAAGAAGCGCAAGCGCCGGTTCACGTCGGCGAAAACGAAATCCAGCTCGGTATTCCGGATTCAATGCGCCAGGCGGCGATGAATTTCATTCCACTCGGGCGCGCAGGCACGCCGGAAGAAGCCGCCGGGCCGGTGCTGTTTCTGGCTTCGCCCCTGTCAGATTACGTGACGGGACACGTGTTGTTGGTGACGGGCGGGTCGTATTTGTAG
- a CDS encoding XTP/dITP diphosphatase has translation MTTLLIATSNAGKVTELAAMLADLDCRVIGFSDLPEIPPTIEETGLTFAENALLKAEHYHHLTGLNVLADDSGLEVDALEGRPGVYSARYGGENLTSAQQIELLLGEMKSVPEAQRTARFVCSIALVGDNGMKQLFEGQCEGFIAHDPKGEDGFGYDPIFIDAELNRSFAELTREEKSSRSHRGKALAQARVFLADWLKQKNS, from the coding sequence ATGACAACACTCTTGATTGCAACTTCCAATGCGGGAAAGGTCACCGAACTTGCCGCAATGCTTGCAGATTTGGACTGTCGCGTCATCGGCTTTTCTGATCTTCCCGAAATCCCGCCGACCATTGAAGAAACCGGGCTGACATTTGCGGAAAATGCATTGCTCAAGGCCGAACATTACCATCACCTGACCGGATTGAATGTCTTGGCGGATGATTCCGGCTTGGAAGTGGATGCGCTGGAGGGAAGACCTGGAGTGTATTCGGCGCGATACGGCGGAGAAAATCTGACGAGTGCGCAACAAATAGAATTGTTGTTGGGTGAAATGAAATCGGTTCCCGAAGCTCAGCGCACAGCACGCTTTGTCTGTTCAATTGCACTTGTGGGTGACAACGGAATGAAGCAGTTATTTGAAGGCCAATGTGAAGGGTTTATCGCCCACGATCCAAAAGGAGAAGATGGGTTTGGCTACGACCCGATTTTTATTGACGCCGAACTCAACCGCAGCTTTGCCGAGCTTACGCGCGAAGAGAAATCTTCACGCAGTCACCGCGGCAAAGCTTTAGCTCAAGCACGCGTGTTTCTGGCCGATTGGCTAAAACAGAAAAATTCTTAG
- a CDS encoding PQQ-binding-like beta-propeller repeat protein yields MQLYDIGSDSRYRLIRWLVVVCLLFAVAAVTVGAQRRPSPRRSVSPAQTAAPEWPQWGGLNRNFKVQSGALKESWPAGGPKQLWSRPLGEGHSSILVDNGRLFTMYSSGNRETVICLDAATGKTLWEFPYETSTRGLNLEYGKGPHSTPLIVGNLIYSVGVAGRMHALDKRTGKLVWQHDLWNEYGGQRDDRGYSPSPIAYNNTVIVIVGGKNGQSLMAFDQQTGNVAWKNLNYTPAPASPVIINVSGQDQLIYFSTDEIVGCDPHNGAYYWHYPHKTEYGLNISTPVWEPDNLIFMSSAYGTGSRVIQLTRNGNQTSAKQVWANNRMRVHIGTVIRLGDIAYGSSGDFGPAPLTAINVKTGQIGWQDRSLGRASFLYADSKLILLDEDGMLMLAKPGASGLQILAKAQVMKNVAWTVPTLVGTILYVRDRRTILALELG; encoded by the coding sequence ATGCAACTTTATGATATTGGCTCGGATTCCCGTTATCGGCTGATACGCTGGCTGGTCGTCGTTTGTCTGCTGTTCGCAGTTGCGGCTGTCACCGTTGGCGCGCAGCGCCGTCCCAGCCCCCGAAGGTCGGTTTCGCCTGCGCAAACTGCCGCTCCTGAATGGCCGCAATGGGGCGGCCTCAATCGAAACTTCAAGGTTCAATCCGGCGCATTGAAAGAATCCTGGCCCGCCGGAGGCCCCAAACAATTGTGGAGCCGTCCGTTAGGCGAAGGGCATTCGTCCATTCTGGTGGACAATGGCAGGTTGTTCACAATGTACAGCAGCGGCAATCGCGAAACGGTGATCTGCCTGGACGCGGCGACGGGCAAAACCCTTTGGGAGTTTCCGTACGAAACCAGCACGCGCGGATTGAATTTGGAATATGGCAAAGGGCCGCATTCGACGCCGTTGATTGTCGGCAATTTGATTTACTCGGTCGGCGTTGCCGGTCGAATGCACGCCCTGGATAAACGCACAGGCAAACTGGTTTGGCAGCACGATTTGTGGAACGAGTACGGGGGGCAACGCGATGACCGCGGCTATTCACCCAGTCCAATTGCTTATAACAACACTGTGATTGTCATTGTTGGCGGTAAAAATGGCCAATCATTGATGGCGTTCGATCAGCAAACAGGCAATGTTGCGTGGAAGAATTTGAATTACACGCCTGCGCCCGCTTCGCCTGTCATCATCAACGTCAGTGGGCAGGATCAGTTGATTTACTTCAGCACAGACGAAATTGTTGGTTGCGACCCTCATAACGGAGCGTATTACTGGCATTACCCGCACAAAACGGAGTACGGGTTGAACATCAGCACGCCGGTTTGGGAACCTGACAACCTGATTTTCATGTCCTCGGCTTACGGCACGGGCAGCCGCGTGATCCAGTTGACTCGCAATGGAAACCAAACTTCGGCGAAACAGGTTTGGGCGAACAACCGCATGCGAGTTCACATTGGAACGGTGATTCGACTTGGCGATATTGCCTATGGCTCCAGTGGAGATTTTGGCCCCGCGCCGCTGACGGCCATCAACGTCAAAACAGGTCAAATTGGATGGCAGGATCGCAGCCTGGGCCGCGCAAGTTTCCTTTATGCAGACAGCAAACTCATACTGCTGGATGAAGATGGGATGTTAATGTTGGCCAAACCCGGCGCAAGCGGATTGCAAATTCTGGCCAAAGCTCAGGTTATGAAGAATGTTGCCTGGACGGTGCCAACGCTGGTCGGCACAATACTTTATGTGCGGGATCGAAGAACGATTCTGGCATTGGAATTGGGCTAG
- a CDS encoding VOC family protein codes for MQVKIVRIDHLQLPMPKGEEQTARKFFGEILGLEEIEKPKALKPKGGLWFKIANVQLHLGIEEGQTRSRRHPAFEVEDLETIRAYLSEQGVEIKDETAVPGMSRFSFFDPFGNRIEFLEKHQVID; via the coding sequence ATGCAAGTCAAAATCGTCAGAATAGATCATCTTCAGCTCCCCATGCCCAAAGGCGAAGAGCAGACGGCAAGAAAGTTTTTCGGAGAAATCCTTGGGCTTGAAGAAATAGAAAAGCCGAAGGCTTTGAAGCCAAAGGGAGGCCTGTGGTTCAAAATTGCGAACGTGCAGCTTCACCTTGGGATTGAAGAGGGACAAACCAGAAGCAGGCGGCATCCTGCATTTGAAGTCGAAGACTTGGAAACCATTCGTGCGTACCTGAGCGAACAGGGCGTTGAAATCAAAGACGAGACTGCCGTTCCTGGAATGAGCCGCTTTTCCTTTTTCGATCCCTTCGGCAATCGAATTGAGTTTCTTGAAAAACATCAGGTCATTGATTGA
- a CDS encoding tetratricopeptide repeat protein, protein MKSFTLGALSLVLSVTAFAQQSSPLATNFSAQSQQRQQAYLKFIEARRLKNEALRANSRSVLEDSIRAFRETVQLDPTASEPHFELGEIYFFFLNQPNVAEREAQEAIRLDAKSLNAHWLLARLRIFAARSENSFRPSLLDPAILAYEKVAELDPLNAEAWAFLAEMFGMKNQPIKQIQALEKWAGLPVPTDQFFYQTLMNGDLTPDRAYYQLSQIYLSQNRNSEAISAARRAYEMNPEVNDYARNLISVLRVAGSNADEVRLLGQLFKTANSSGLLLGYGSALIRAGNYNEAIERLREYVAVEPENASAAGLLALAQRRAGQPRAAIETLKTTLAKIESETRTDLMLELAQTYEEMGRNEDAIAQYEQAFQNYTGKDALTPANTPLFNEIVNRLAIIFRRTGNQTKLQALLARTRQLIDEQNPLADLVTIENLMDQGKRREALENARASVRRYPDDRSLKYAEAMILSEMKRADESADHLRDLLTGRPENATDDAFVQLLLSGVYLQQGKLKEAEEAARKSITLNPEDPEASIKLSSVLEKAGKYDAAETVLRDLLKQHPDNATALNNLGYFLLDRSSRHKEALGLIEQAIAIEPINGSFLDSLGWAQFKLGNPEKARESLEKAMVYSRRSATAHEHLGDVLQKLGRLAEARKQWEKALELSLEDTEIVRLKVKLKDRR, encoded by the coding sequence ATGAAGAGTTTTACTTTAGGTGCTCTCTCGCTTGTACTGAGCGTCACGGCTTTTGCGCAGCAAAGTTCGCCGCTCGCGACCAATTTTTCTGCGCAGTCTCAGCAGCGCCAGCAGGCGTATCTGAAATTCATCGAGGCCCGGCGTCTGAAAAACGAAGCGCTTCGCGCCAACAGCCGGTCGGTGCTGGAAGATTCCATTCGCGCATTCCGCGAAACCGTTCAGTTGGACCCCACTGCCTCGGAACCACACTTTGAGCTGGGTGAAATCTATTTCTTTTTCCTCAACCAACCAAACGTGGCCGAACGCGAAGCACAGGAGGCAATTCGCCTGGATGCCAAAAGCCTGAATGCGCACTGGTTGTTGGCTCGGTTGCGGATTTTCGCTGCGCGCTCTGAAAACAGTTTTCGCCCGTCCCTGCTTGATCCGGCAATTTTGGCGTACGAAAAAGTCGCGGAGCTTGATCCATTGAACGCCGAAGCCTGGGCATTTCTGGCGGAAATGTTTGGGATGAAGAACCAGCCGATCAAACAAATCCAAGCGTTGGAAAAGTGGGCTGGCTTGCCAGTGCCGACCGATCAGTTTTTTTACCAGACATTGATGAATGGCGATTTGACGCCGGATCGCGCCTATTACCAGCTTTCGCAAATTTACCTGAGCCAGAATCGAAATTCCGAAGCCATCAGCGCCGCGCGACGCGCCTACGAAATGAACCCGGAAGTGAATGACTACGCCCGCAATCTGATCAGCGTGCTGCGCGTGGCCGGAAGCAACGCCGACGAAGTTCGATTGCTCGGCCAGTTGTTCAAAACGGCAAACAGTTCAGGCCTGCTATTGGGATATGGCTCGGCGTTGATTCGAGCCGGAAATTACAATGAAGCCATTGAGCGGTTACGCGAATATGTTGCCGTGGAGCCGGAAAATGCCAGTGCCGCGGGGTTGCTGGCCCTGGCGCAACGCCGCGCGGGCCAACCCAGAGCCGCCATCGAAACGCTGAAAACAACGCTGGCCAAAATTGAATCCGAAACGCGTACCGACCTGATGTTGGAACTGGCGCAAACCTATGAAGAAATGGGACGCAATGAAGACGCCATCGCTCAATACGAACAGGCGTTTCAAAACTATACGGGCAAAGACGCCCTGACGCCTGCTAACACGCCGCTGTTCAATGAAATCGTCAACCGTCTGGCAATTATTTTTCGCCGCACCGGCAATCAAACCAAGCTGCAAGCATTGCTGGCGCGCACGCGTCAATTAATTGACGAACAAAATCCGCTGGCTGATTTGGTAACGATTGAAAATTTGATGGATCAGGGAAAACGCCGTGAAGCGTTGGAAAATGCGCGCGCTTCGGTTCGCCGTTACCCCGACGACCGCTCCCTGAAATACGCCGAAGCCATGATTTTGAGCGAGATGAAACGCGCAGACGAAAGCGCCGACCATTTACGCGATCTGCTCACGGGCCGTCCGGAAAATGCGACCGACGACGCTTTCGTTCAGTTGCTGCTGAGCGGAGTTTATCTGCAACAAGGAAAATTGAAAGAAGCGGAAGAAGCCGCACGCAAATCCATCACCTTGAATCCGGAGGACCCGGAAGCTTCAATCAAACTCAGTTCCGTGCTGGAAAAAGCCGGAAAGTATGATGCCGCTGAAACAGTTTTGCGCGATTTGCTCAAACAACATCCTGACAATGCAACGGCGTTGAATAATCTGGGATATTTTTTGCTGGACCGCAGTTCGCGCCATAAAGAAGCGCTGGGTTTGATCGAACAAGCCATCGCCATTGAACCTATCAATGGCAGTTTTTTGGACAGCCTGGGTTGGGCACAGTTCAAACTCGGCAATCCGGAAAAGGCCAGGGAGAGTTTGGAAAAGGCGATGGTCTATTCGCGCCGCAGCGCCACAGCGCATGAGCATCTGGGCGATGTGCTGCAAAAACTTGGCCGACTCGCCGAAGCCCGAAAGCAATGGGAAAAAGCGCTGGAACTTTCCCTGGAAGACACTGAAATCGTCCGGCTCAAAGTGAAGCTCAAAGACAGGCGATAA
- a CDS encoding SDR family oxidoreductase, whose translation MDFGLKGRVAMIAAASKGIGKACALALAQEGCKVSICSRNPETLIRFATELAAISETIALVTDVSSAQSLEKWHRATVESFGQVDILVTNTGGPPVSRFMQLSDEQWQAGVESTLMNVVRLSRLVISGMQERKWGRIIHLTSLVAKQPLDDLTISSTLRAGLSGLTKTMANQLGPDGITVNAVLMGQIMTDRQNAIADVRMKEQGISYEEHFRRVASEIPLRRLGEAREVGEVVAFLASERASYLTGVSLQVDGGLIRGTM comes from the coding sequence ATGGATTTTGGATTGAAAGGTCGCGTGGCCATGATTGCCGCCGCCAGCAAAGGCATTGGTAAAGCCTGCGCGCTGGCTTTGGCGCAGGAAGGTTGCAAAGTCTCGATCTGTTCGCGGAACCCGGAAACGTTGATACGGTTCGCGACGGAACTTGCCGCAATCAGCGAAACGATTGCTTTGGTGACGGATGTTTCTTCCGCTCAAAGCCTTGAAAAATGGCACCGGGCGACAGTCGAAAGCTTCGGCCAGGTGGACATTCTGGTTACGAATACCGGCGGCCCACCGGTCAGCCGCTTTATGCAACTGAGCGATGAACAATGGCAGGCAGGCGTCGAATCTACCTTGATGAATGTGGTGCGGCTTTCGCGGCTGGTGATTTCCGGAATGCAAGAGCGCAAATGGGGCAGGATTATTCATCTGACCTCGCTGGTCGCCAAACAACCGCTGGACGATTTGACAATTTCCAGCACGCTTCGCGCTGGATTGTCTGGCCTGACCAAAACAATGGCGAATCAGTTGGGACCAGATGGCATTACGGTCAATGCCGTGTTGATGGGGCAAATCATGACCGACCGGCAAAACGCTATTGCAGATGTTCGCATGAAAGAGCAGGGAATCAGCTACGAAGAGCATTTTCGGCGCGTGGCGTCGGAAATTCCGCTACGCCGTTTGGGCGAAGCGCGCGAAGTCGGCGAAGTCGTGGCCTTTCTGGCTTCGGAACGCGCCAGCTATCTGACCGGCGTTTCGCTGCAAGTGGATGGCGGTTTGATTCGCGGAACTATGTAG
- the rsgA gene encoding ribosome small subunit-dependent GTPase A: MSFDRELVRRYGWNDFLEAHFAPMKEQGYVPGRVALEYNQFYRVLTDKGELLAEITGKLKHEAASRAELPAVGDWVALRLVQAESKATIHAVLPRRSKFARKTKGSKTEEQIVGANIDTIFLVTSLNQDFNPRRIERYLTTAWDSGASPVILLTKTDLCDDLGTKFEEVLEVSMGAPVHAVCAIKGEGLEELEQYFKAGQTVALIGSSGVGKSTLINRLIGFERQAVKEVREHDDRGLHTTRHRELILMPNGALVLDTPGMRELQLWDADEGIETTFEDIEEIAAGCYFTDCKHESEPRCAVRAALEDGTLDAGRFGNYLKMQRELNHLARRQDQFAQRMEKNRWKKLTKMGEERAKWKRQGK, translated from the coding sequence ATGAGTTTTGATCGAGAGTTAGTACGACGCTACGGCTGGAACGATTTTTTGGAAGCGCACTTCGCGCCAATGAAAGAGCAGGGTTACGTTCCCGGTCGTGTCGCCCTGGAATACAACCAGTTTTATCGCGTTTTGACCGACAAAGGTGAGTTGCTGGCCGAAATTACCGGCAAGCTGAAACATGAGGCCGCCAGCCGCGCCGAACTTCCAGCGGTTGGCGACTGGGTGGCATTGCGCTTAGTCCAAGCGGAAAGCAAAGCCACCATTCACGCCGTGCTGCCTCGCCGCAGCAAATTCGCCCGCAAAACCAAAGGTTCCAAAACCGAAGAGCAAATCGTCGGAGCAAACATTGACACAATCTTTCTGGTCACGTCGCTGAATCAGGATTTCAATCCGCGCAGAATCGAACGTTATCTGACCACTGCCTGGGACAGCGGGGCCAGCCCCGTGATTCTGCTGACCAAAACCGATTTGTGCGATGACCTGGGAACCAAGTTTGAAGAAGTGTTGGAAGTTTCCATGGGCGCGCCGGTTCACGCCGTTTGCGCCATCAAAGGCGAAGGTCTGGAAGAGTTAGAGCAATATTTCAAAGCCGGTCAGACCGTTGCGTTGATCGGTTCTTCCGGCGTAGGCAAATCCACCTTGATCAATCGCCTGATCGGGTTTGAGCGCCAAGCCGTCAAGGAAGTTCGCGAACACGATGACCGTGGGCTTCATACCACGCGGCATAGGGAATTGATCCTGATGCCCAATGGCGCGCTGGTGCTGGACACGCCTGGCATGCGTGAATTGCAACTCTGGGACGCCGATGAAGGAATCGAAACGACCTTTGAAGACATAGAGGAAATCGCTGCCGGTTGTTATTTCACCGATTGCAAACATGAATCCGAGCCGCGCTGCGCCGTTCGCGCCGCCCTCGAAGACGGCACGCTCGACGCTGGCAGGTTCGGGAATTATTTGAAGATGCAGCGGGAACTAAATCACCTGGCTCGCCGTCAGGATCAATTCGCCCAGCGCATGGAAAAAAATCGCTGGAAAAAATTGACGAAGATGGGCGAAGAACGCGCGAAGTGGAAGCGCCAGGGAAAATAA
- a CDS encoding type II secretion system protein GspG, producing the protein MNSFLKSRRLVLIIVISLAAMTGVWAITSAADTLSVKQARELLQHLAGANLSKDQVQIKKIESGFGGNVIVEAQIETSFRVKKEKSGWQIEEVRLGDRQWESFELVEEAIKREKARRTMALLQKLADGLAAYQKANGQYAVTEEISELLDFLSPRYMSVAPRFDLWGKEFEYRGTASNYSLFSAGPDGKKGTSDDLVVENGVIKVSSE; encoded by the coding sequence ATGAACTCATTTTTGAAATCTCGAAGACTCGTGTTGATTATCGTAATTTCGTTGGCCGCGATGACCGGAGTTTGGGCGATCACTTCGGCGGCGGATACCCTGAGCGTGAAACAGGCGCGCGAATTGTTACAGCATCTGGCGGGTGCGAATCTGAGCAAGGACCAGGTGCAGATCAAAAAGATCGAATCCGGCTTTGGCGGTAACGTGATTGTCGAAGCTCAGATTGAAACCTCGTTCCGCGTCAAAAAAGAAAAAAGCGGATGGCAAATTGAAGAAGTCCGCCTGGGCGACCGGCAATGGGAATCCTTCGAACTGGTCGAGGAAGCCATCAAACGCGAAAAAGCTCGGCGAACAATGGCGTTGCTGCAAAAACTGGCAGACGGTTTGGCGGCTTATCAGAAAGCCAATGGGCAATACGCCGTGACGGAAGAAATCTCCGAATTGCTGGATTTTCTTTCGCCGCGCTATATGTCGGTGGCGCCGCGTTTCGATCTTTGGGGAAAAGAATTTGAATACCGAGGCACAGCTTCCAACTATTCGCTGTTTTCTGCCGGGCCGGATGGCAAAAAAGGAACTTCGGACGATTTGGTCGTCGAAAACGGAGTGATCAAAGTGTCATCGGAATAA
- a CDS encoding Stp1/IreP family PP2C-type Ser/Thr phosphatase, whose product MRHQIIIAHRTDTGLERKENEDAICCVNDERNGGSLIVLADGLGGGSCGQIASQLAVQTVRQSFFSTSDAEFSIHDRLALAIAEANRVIHHRSSRDRQCKGMGSTCATLALQDEVAYVAHVGDSRVYLVRDNRIRQLTRDHSRVQRMLDDGLITEDEAASHPERNWLERALGLKPQILPDLLPEPIRVARDDTFLLCTDGLTNLVRDEEIFRMVQMAPAAHACEALIALANERGGTDNITVAIARIGADITLTF is encoded by the coding sequence ATGCGTCATCAGATCATCATCGCTCATCGCACAGACACGGGGCTTGAGCGCAAAGAAAATGAAGACGCCATTTGTTGCGTCAATGACGAGCGCAACGGTGGGAGTTTGATCGTACTGGCCGACGGTCTGGGAGGAGGATCGTGCGGGCAAATCGCCAGCCAGTTGGCCGTGCAAACTGTTCGTCAGAGCTTCTTCAGCACCAGTGACGCCGAATTTTCCATACACGATCGCCTGGCATTGGCCATTGCCGAGGCGAATCGCGTCATTCATCACCGCTCCAGCCGAGACCGTCAGTGCAAGGGAATGGGTTCAACCTGCGCAACGTTGGCGCTTCAAGATGAAGTAGCGTATGTAGCTCACGTCGGCGACAGCCGTGTTTACCTGGTTCGTGATAACCGGATTCGACAATTAACCCGCGACCATTCGCGCGTCCAGCGCATGCTGGATGACGGGCTAATCACAGAAGATGAGGCCGCCAGTCACCCCGAACGCAACTGGCTGGAACGTGCTTTGGGATTAAAGCCCCAAATTCTGCCGGACTTGTTGCCAGAACCGATCCGCGTCGCTCGGGATGATACATTTTTGCTGTGCACCGACGGCTTGACCAATCTTGTGCGCGACGAAGAAATTTTCCGCATGGTTCAAATGGCTCCGGCAGCGCACGCCTGTGAAGCCCTAATTGCATTGGCCAATGAACGTGGTGGAACGGACAATATCACGGTTGCCATCGCCCGAATCGGTGCAGACATCACCCTCACCTTCTAA
- a CDS encoding PDZ domain-containing protein, with protein sequence MSIRSKLTLITLSAFIALYSVVGGMLSRSNNPLVRAFADPGPYAQLRIFEDVVRHIVNEYVEKPDLEKVRIGALRGLTDGLDPFSAYLLPPQVKEYQSGKLNNDVTGMVIGQYSGFAYVIAVVPGSPAEKAGIRVGDVIEYIDGHATRDLDLFDVRSLLSGTPGSSVELALINRKTEKIKLVRGVVPAMAPEVKSLEQQIGYIKVPILNKGESEAVAAAIKDALKKGAKSIVLDLRGSAGGDLKEGVAVADYFLKSGTIAKTIGRKDQVVATYDAKTDNDLTDLPVSVIIDRTTAGASEVVAAAIMENQRGEVVGERTLFGMGVEQQLFPMDDGSALLLTVARHASPNGKIFMSDGVVPNVEVKRADLADLGGDDSQRPSGEGQPPVLVAPKPSEDLMLKKAIEVLSTGAKAKKKSA encoded by the coding sequence ATGTCCATTCGCAGCAAACTAACCTTGATCACGCTTTCCGCTTTCATCGCTCTGTATTCGGTTGTGGGCGGGATGCTTTCCCGCTCGAATAATCCTCTGGTGAGAGCTTTTGCCGATCCCGGTCCGTATGCGCAGTTGAGAATCTTCGAGGATGTGGTCAGGCATATCGTCAATGAATACGTTGAAAAACCGGATCTGGAAAAAGTTCGCATTGGGGCGTTGCGCGGGTTGACCGACGGACTGGATCCTTTCAGCGCTTATCTGTTGCCACCCCAAGTCAAAGAATATCAATCGGGAAAATTGAACAACGACGTGACGGGAATGGTCATCGGCCAGTATTCAGGCTTTGCGTATGTCATTGCAGTTGTTCCCGGTTCGCCGGCTGAAAAAGCGGGCATTCGTGTGGGCGACGTGATTGAATACATTGATGGCCATGCGACGCGCGATCTTGATCTTTTCGATGTGCGATCGTTGCTGAGCGGCACTCCCGGATCGAGCGTGGAATTGGCGCTGATCAATCGCAAAACCGAAAAAATCAAACTGGTGCGTGGCGTCGTTCCTGCGATGGCTCCGGAAGTCAAATCGCTGGAACAGCAAATTGGCTACATCAAAGTCCCAATTTTGAATAAAGGGGAGTCCGAGGCTGTGGCTGCAGCAATTAAAGACGCGCTCAAAAAAGGCGCGAAATCCATTGTGCTCGACCTGCGCGGTTCCGCGGGCGGTGATTTGAAAGAAGGCGTGGCGGTTGCCGATTACTTCCTGAAATCCGGCACAATCGCCAAAACCATTGGCCGCAAAGATCAGGTCGTCGCTACCTATGACGCCAAAACCGACAATGATCTTACCGATTTGCCTGTGTCGGTCATTATTGACCGCACGACTGCCGGAGCCTCCGAAGTCGTTGCCGCTGCCATTATGGAAAATCAGCGCGGCGAAGTCGTTGGGGAGCGCACCCTGTTTGGCATGGGCGTCGAACAGCAATTGTTCCCGATGGATGACGGCTCAGCGTTGTTGCTGACGGTTGCGCGTCACGCTTCTCCCAATGGAAAGATTTTTATGTCTGATGGCGTTGTGCCGAACGTCGAGGTGAAGCGCGCTGATCTGGCCGATTTAGGTGGTGATGATAGCCAGCGTCCCAGTGGCGAAGGTCAGCCGCCCGTGTTGGTTGCGCCAAAACCATCTGAAGATTTGATGCTCAAAAAAGCCATCGAAGTGTTATCCACAGGCGCGAAAGCCAAGAAGAAGTCTGCATAG